A window of the Lolium perenne isolate Kyuss_39 chromosome 7, Kyuss_2.0, whole genome shotgun sequence genome harbors these coding sequences:
- the LOC127326637 gene encoding uncharacterized protein, translating into MAEMPLAPVRSMDDGFWLERDHHDDSAASDAVVSAYHLSDGDVQEILDLLMGYQDQHGEDQHALLLHGDSEDDYEEDSDDDDDDDSEEEEESDGEFEELSLLQTLHPTRKIPRFLGGSAPHFIAAGTTGGFMRVAAADAPHQEQGGGERHILLVHYRYTRFSAASSSDGSVEARGSTREHQLRFIAGAGHGARSLDWAGASLAHLIYPDGCSKRLRELWTSLASQVSLPPGAVRIEVFVDVGILWRTNSTEDSLDHMRAALEDMMEKPWPARFTGMELNLPEPVRCGHDDNDRDGEQRPAKRRRVVATEDEESCSVCYELLKGDDLAAWPGCGKPHVLHGACMQAVLESNPLCPMCRRDLYIKPKF; encoded by the coding sequence ATGGCGGAGATGCCCCTCGCGCCGGTGCGCTCCATGGACGACGGCTTCTGGCTGGAAAGGGACCACCACGACGACTCCGCCGCCTCCGACGCGGTCGTCTCTGCTTACCACCTCTCCGACGGTGACGTTCAGGAAATACTTGACCTGCTGATGGGGTACCAGGACCAGCACGGAGAGGATCAACATGCGCTTCTTCTTCACGGGGATTCCGAGGATGACTACGAGGAGgacagcgatgatgatgatgacgatgattcggaggaggaagaggaaagcGACGGCGAGTTTGAAGAGCTCTCGTTGTTGCAGACGCTACACCCCACGAGGAAGATCCCGCGGTTTCTTGGAGGTTCGGCCCCGCACTTCATCGCCGCAGGGACGACGGGCGGCTTCATGCGGGTCGCCGCCGCGGACGCTCCGCACCAAGAACAAGGAGGGGGCGAGAGGCACATCCTCCTGGTGCACTACCGCTACACCCGCTTCTCAGCCGCATCGTCGTCCGACGGCAGCGTGGAAGCGCGCGGGAGCACGAGAGAGCACCAGCTCCGGTTCATCGCCGGCGCCGGCCACGGGGCCAGGTCGCTGGACTGGGCCGGCGCGTCGCTGGCGCACCTCATATACCCTGACGGCTGCAGCAAGCGGCTCCGAGAGCTATGGACGAGCCTGGCGTCTCAGGTGAGCCTCCCGCCGGGCGCCGTGCGCATCGAGGTGTTCGTTGACGTCGGCATCCTCTGGCGGACCAACAGCACGGAGGACAGCTTGGACCACATGCGCGCCGCCCTGGAGGACATGATGGAGAAGCCGTGGCCCGCCCGCTTCACCGGCATGGAGCTCAACCTGCCGGAACCGGTGCGGTGCGGCCACGACGACAACGACAGGGATGGCGAACAGAGGCCGGCGAAGCGAAGGAGGGTGGTGGCCACCGAGGACGAGGAGAGCTGCAGCGTCTGCTACGAGCTTCTCAAGGGCGACGACCTCGCGGCGTGGCCGGGATGCGGCAAGCCCCACGTCCTCCATGGCGCGTGCATGCAGGCCGTCCTCGAGAGCAACCCGCTGTGCCCTATGTGCAGGCGCGATCTCTACATCAAGCCCAAATTCTAA